From uncultured Roseateles sp., the proteins below share one genomic window:
- a CDS encoding DUF4148 domain-containing protein gives MSRISVLATVTLLVTAFATPAFANSGFTASNTDSGGAYHAMPGGKTREEVKAELAAAIKDGTMAKMSRNQSYVPGYETITHPVMSAQVSAKETQLAGKDAITFEAPAAGGKTRAEVLQELGQARKDGSLRRMNTNRGY, from the coding sequence ATGTCTCGCATCTCTGTACTCGCCACCGTCACGCTGCTGGTCACCGCGTTCGCTACACCAGCCTTTGCCAACAGCGGCTTCACCGCCTCGAACACGGACAGCGGTGGGGCCTATCACGCCATGCCCGGCGGCAAAACCCGCGAGGAGGTCAAGGCCGAACTGGCCGCGGCCATCAAGGATGGAACCATGGCCAAGATGAGTCGCAATCAGTCGTACGTGCCGGGATATGAAACGATCACGCATCCGGTCATGAGCGCTCAAGTCTCGGCCAAGGAAACGCAGCTGGCGGGCAAGGACGCCATCACCTTCGAAGCGCCAGCGGCTGGTGGCAAGACGCGCGCAGAGGTGTTGCAGGAGTTGGGGCAGGCTCGCAAGGACGGCTCGCTGCGTCGAATGAATACCAACCGTGGTTATTGA
- a CDS encoding copper-binding protein, with protein MKNSARTSLLLALLLSTGSAMAQAKMDEMKGMDMAKKPSAGVSAKHMATGLVKKVDAKTGVVTLAHEPVKTLNWPAMTMGFKVKDKMLMDKLGEGKKVAFEFMQNGNDYVITAVK; from the coding sequence ATGAAGAACTCTGCACGCACCTCCCTGCTTCTGGCCCTGCTGCTCTCCACCGGGTCAGCCATGGCTCAGGCCAAGATGGACGAGATGAAGGGCATGGACATGGCCAAGAAACCGTCCGCCGGCGTGTCAGCGAAGCACATGGCCACGGGCTTGGTCAAGAAAGTGGATGCGAAGACGGGTGTGGTGACCCTTGCGCACGAGCCGGTCAAGACCCTGAACTGGCCCGCGATGACGATGGGTTTCAAGGTCAAGGACAAGATGCTGATGGACAAACTTGGCGAGGGTAAGAAGGTCGCTTTCGAATTCATGCAGAATGGCAACGACTACGTCATTACCGCTGTGAAGTGA
- a CDS encoding DUF411 domain-containing protein — MKKLHITVVGSIALGTLLQVFAGPDWQAIESARRNHRAQVARMEKLSAEEKCAAKRLALPLDHGPRAQSTPDLNEKRRESFEAELKACKDWVKHLEAHGFTVKTHDTGNTDVRARLGMPIRYGSCHTAQVAGYALEGHVPTREVLRLLKQRPEAVGLAVPAMPRGSPGMDGPAYHGHRDPFDVLLVKRDGSASPYQSYR, encoded by the coding sequence ATGAAGAAGCTGCACATCACCGTGGTCGGCAGCATTGCATTGGGGACCTTGCTGCAGGTGTTCGCCGGCCCCGACTGGCAGGCCATCGAGTCGGCGCGTAGGAACCACCGCGCCCAGGTTGCACGAATGGAAAAACTCAGCGCTGAGGAGAAGTGCGCCGCCAAGCGGCTCGCGCTGCCGCTTGATCATGGGCCACGCGCGCAATCGACGCCCGACCTGAACGAGAAGCGCAGGGAGAGCTTCGAGGCCGAACTGAAGGCCTGCAAGGACTGGGTCAAGCATCTGGAGGCCCATGGCTTCACGGTCAAGACGCATGACACCGGCAACACCGATGTGCGCGCCCGGCTTGGCATGCCGATCAGGTATGGCTCATGTCATACGGCGCAGGTGGCCGGCTACGCGCTCGAGGGCCATGTGCCTACACGTGAGGTGTTGCGCCTGCTGAAACAGCGTCCCGAAGCCGTCGGGCTGGCCGTTCCCGCGATGCCCAGAGGCTCGCCCGGCATGGATGGACCCGCCTACCACGGGCATCGCGACCCTTTCGACGTCTTGCTGGTGAAGCGTGACGGCAGCGCCAGCCCTTACCAGTCTTACCGCTAG
- a CDS encoding efflux RND transporter permease subunit produces MIAKLIRWAIVNRFLVLLATLMISAWGVYALLRTPLDALPDLSDVQVIIRTTYPGQAPRIVENQITYPLTTTMLSVPGAKTVRGYSFFGDSFVYVLFEDGTDLYWARSRVLEYLNQVQARLPPGATALLGPDATGVGWIYQYALIDRSGKMDAGQLRALQDWFLKYELKTVANVAEVATVGGMVRQYQVLLDPDKLAAYAIPHTKVVEAIRRSNQESGGSVLELGEAEYMVRASGYLQSLDDFRKIPLVSTDAGVSVRLGDVARIQVGPEMRRGIGELDGEGEAAGGVIVMRSGKNALETIAAVKAKLQQLQGSLPKGVEIVPTYDRSGLIERAVENLGFKLLEEFIVVAVVCFVFLFHLRSAFVAIVSLPLGILMAFIVMHYQGVNANIMSLGGIAIAIGAMVDAAVVMIENAHKHLEHWSHDHPGQKLEGEERWRVIGDSAAEVGPALFFSLLIITLSFIPVFTLEAQEGRLFSPLAFTKTYAMAAAAGLSATLIPVLMGYLIRGRIPDEKTNPLNRFLIAVYRPLLNAVLRAPKLTLVAAALVLLASLWPLQHIGGEFMPRLDEGDLLYMPSALPGLSAGKAAELLQQTDRLIKTVPEVASVYGKAGRAETATDPAPLEMFETTIQFKPKNQWRAGMTQDKLVDELDRIVKVPGLANIWVPPIRNRIDMLATGIKSPVGVKVAGTDLATIDRVAGEIEKALKDVPGVSSALAERLTGGRYVDVTINRDAAARFGMNIADVQSVISSAVGGDNVGETVEGLQRFPINVRYPRETRDSLDKLRKLPIVSERGARLVLSDVADIRITDGPPMLRSENARLSGWVYVDIRGRDLRSAVQDMQRVVGEKVQLPPGYSISWSGQFEFLERATAKLKVVVPFTLLIIFVLLYLTFKRFDDALLIMATLPFALVGGIWLLYLLSYNLSVAGAVGFIALAGVSAEFGVIMLLYLKQAWDTRLAQGKTSNADLLDAIREGAVLRVRPKAMTVAVILAGLFPIMWGTGTGSEVMQRIAAPMVGGMITAPLLSMFVIPAAYLLMRKARERQVPGLAFWRKRRAPV; encoded by the coding sequence ATGATCGCCAAGCTGATCCGCTGGGCCATCGTCAATCGCTTCCTGGTGTTGCTGGCCACGCTGATGATCAGCGCCTGGGGCGTCTATGCCCTGCTGCGCACGCCGCTGGATGCGCTGCCCGACCTGTCGGACGTGCAGGTCATCATCCGCACCACGTATCCGGGCCAGGCACCTCGCATCGTCGAGAATCAGATCACCTACCCACTGACAACGACGATGCTGTCGGTGCCGGGGGCGAAGACGGTGCGCGGCTACTCCTTCTTCGGCGACAGCTTCGTCTACGTGCTGTTCGAGGACGGCACCGATCTGTACTGGGCACGCTCGCGGGTGCTGGAATACCTGAACCAGGTGCAGGCGCGGCTGCCGCCTGGCGCGACGGCGTTGTTGGGACCAGACGCCACCGGCGTGGGCTGGATTTATCAGTATGCGCTGATCGATCGCAGCGGCAAGATGGATGCGGGCCAGCTGCGTGCGCTGCAGGACTGGTTCCTCAAGTACGAGTTGAAGACCGTGGCCAACGTCGCCGAGGTGGCCACTGTGGGCGGCATGGTGCGCCAGTACCAAGTCTTGCTCGACCCGGACAAGCTCGCGGCCTACGCGATACCGCACACCAAGGTCGTCGAGGCGATCCGCAGGTCGAATCAGGAGAGCGGTGGCTCGGTGCTCGAGCTCGGCGAGGCCGAATACATGGTGCGCGCCTCCGGCTATCTCCAGTCGCTCGACGATTTCCGCAAGATCCCTCTGGTGAGCACCGATGCCGGCGTGTCGGTGCGGCTGGGCGACGTGGCACGCATCCAGGTCGGCCCCGAGATGCGTCGTGGCATCGGTGAACTCGATGGCGAGGGTGAAGCCGCTGGCGGCGTGATCGTGATGCGCTCGGGCAAGAACGCGCTGGAGACGATCGCCGCCGTGAAGGCCAAGCTGCAGCAACTGCAAGGCAGCCTGCCCAAGGGGGTCGAGATCGTGCCGACCTACGACCGTTCCGGCCTGATCGAGCGCGCGGTGGAGAACCTCGGTTTCAAGCTGCTGGAGGAATTCATCGTCGTCGCGGTGGTGTGCTTTGTCTTCCTGTTCCACCTGCGCTCGGCCTTCGTTGCCATCGTCTCGCTGCCGCTGGGCATCCTGATGGCCTTCATCGTGATGCACTATCAGGGTGTCAATGCCAACATCATGTCGCTGGGCGGCATTGCGATCGCGATCGGTGCGATGGTGGACGCAGCGGTCGTGATGATCGAGAACGCCCACAAGCATCTCGAACATTGGAGCCACGATCATCCGGGCCAAAAACTCGAAGGCGAAGAGCGCTGGAGAGTGATCGGCGATTCGGCCGCCGAGGTCGGGCCGGCGCTGTTCTTCTCGCTGCTGATCATCACGCTGTCCTTCATCCCGGTCTTCACGCTGGAGGCGCAGGAGGGCCGTTTGTTCTCCCCGCTGGCCTTCACCAAGACCTATGCGATGGCGGCAGCCGCAGGACTGTCGGCCACGCTGATCCCGGTGCTGATGGGCTACCTGATCCGGGGGCGCATCCCGGACGAGAAGACCAACCCGCTGAATCGTTTCCTGATCGCGGTCTACCGGCCGCTGCTGAACGCCGTGCTGCGGGCGCCCAAGCTCACGCTGGTCGCTGCCGCGCTCGTCTTGCTGGCAAGCCTTTGGCCGCTGCAGCACATCGGCGGCGAATTCATGCCGCGGCTCGACGAGGGCGACCTGCTGTACATGCCTTCGGCGCTGCCGGGGCTGAGCGCCGGCAAGGCGGCCGAGCTGCTGCAGCAGACGGACCGCCTGATCAAGACCGTGCCCGAGGTCGCCAGCGTCTACGGCAAGGCCGGTCGCGCCGAGACGGCCACCGACCCGGCGCCGCTGGAGATGTTCGAGACCACGATCCAGTTCAAACCCAAGAACCAGTGGCGCGCCGGCATGACGCAGGACAAGCTAGTCGATGAACTCGACCGCATCGTCAAGGTGCCCGGCCTGGCTAACATCTGGGTGCCGCCGATCCGCAACCGCATCGACATGCTGGCCACCGGCATCAAGAGCCCGGTGGGCGTCAAGGTCGCGGGGACCGATCTGGCGACGATCGACCGCGTGGCCGGCGAGATCGAGAAGGCGCTGAAGGACGTGCCCGGCGTCAGCAGCGCACTCGCCGAACGCCTCACCGGCGGGCGCTACGTGGACGTGACCATCAACCGCGATGCCGCGGCGCGCTTCGGCATGAACATCGCCGATGTGCAGTCCGTCATCAGCTCGGCGGTAGGCGGCGACAACGTCGGCGAGACGGTTGAGGGCCTCCAGCGCTTCCCGATCAACGTGCGCTACCCCAGGGAGACGCGCGACTCGCTCGACAAGCTGCGCAAGCTGCCCATTGTCAGCGAGCGCGGTGCGCGGCTCGTGTTGTCCGACGTGGCCGACATCCGCATCACCGATGGCCCGCCAATGCTGCGCAGCGAAAACGCGCGCCTGTCGGGCTGGGTGTATGTGGACATTCGTGGCCGCGATTTGAGGTCGGCGGTGCAGGACATGCAGCGCGTCGTCGGTGAGAAGGTGCAGCTGCCGCCGGGCTACTCGATCTCGTGGTCGGGGCAGTTCGAATTCCTCGAGCGTGCGACGGCGAAGCTGAAGGTGGTGGTGCCATTCACGCTGCTGATCATCTTCGTGCTGCTGTACCTGACCTTCAAGCGCTTCGACGACGCGCTGCTGATCATGGCGACATTGCCATTTGCGCTGGTCGGTGGCATCTGGCTGCTCTACCTGCTGAGCTACAACCTGTCGGTCGCCGGGGCGGTGGGATTCATCGCCCTGGCCGGCGTGTCGGCCGAGTTCGGTGTGATCATGCTGCTGTATCTGAAGCAGGCCTGGGACACGCGCCTCGCGCAGGGCAAGACAAGCAACGCCGATCTGCTCGACGCCATCCGCGAAGGCGCCGTGCTGCGCGTGCGGCCGAAGGCGATGACGGTGGCGGTGATCCTGGCCGGCCTGTTCCCGATCATGTGGGGCACTGGCACCGGCTCCGAGGTGATGCAGCGCATCGCCGCACCGATGGTCGGCGGCATGATCACGGCGCCGCTGTTATCGATGTTCGTGATTCCGGCGGCCTACCTGTTGATGCGTAAGGCGCGCGAGCGGCAGGTCCCAGGGCTTGCATTCTGGAGGAAGCGTCGTGCGCCGGTCTGA
- a CDS encoding efflux RND transporter periplasmic adaptor subunit: MKLKPLLIGLIAAAVLGAAGYGLYTMGMHRGMGMAPGTTSEQGSAASVAAPAGTPSNESGEDATRRHITAGLKAGDTDPATGRKILYYHDPMVPANKFDKPAKSPFMDMMMSPVYADGDSDGSRVTVSPRIQQNLGIRTALVVEGTLAPQVAAVGSIAFNERDQVIVQARATGYVERLHVRATLDRVAKGQALAELYVPDWIAAQEEFLSVRRMQGTELAALIDGARQRMRQVGMSEAQIALVDSTGRTQPRITLFAPIGGVITELMAREGMTMMSGATLFRINGLATVWANAEVPESQSVLLRVGAKVQARSPAAPGALFDGKVQAILPEVNATTRTLKARLEIANPQGMLAPGMFVQMQFMDMRAGKALLIPTEAVIQTGMRTVVMLAEEDGTSGRFRPVEVEIGIETGGQTEVKRGLQAGQRVVVSSQFLIDSEASLKGVEARLNVEPKADAANTAQRHTGEAKIEAVGRDGVTLSHGPIASLKWGAMTMDFKLPKNSPSGLPRGIDVGDRVDFEFYMDAEKQPQLTRITLLNPVPKASAPVASGSKP; encoded by the coding sequence ATGAAACTCAAACCCCTCCTGATCGGGTTGATCGCCGCGGCGGTACTCGGAGCCGCTGGCTACGGTCTCTACACCATGGGCATGCATCGCGGCATGGGCATGGCCCCTGGGACCACGTCCGAGCAAGGGAGCGCTGCGTCGGTGGCCGCGCCCGCCGGAACTCCCTCCAATGAATCGGGCGAAGACGCCACGCGCCGGCACATCACTGCGGGCCTGAAGGCCGGGGACACTGACCCGGCCACGGGCAGAAAGATCCTCTACTACCACGACCCCATGGTGCCGGCGAACAAGTTCGACAAGCCGGCCAAGTCACCGTTCATGGACATGATGATGTCACCGGTCTACGCCGATGGCGACAGCGACGGCAGCAGGGTCACGGTCAGCCCCCGCATTCAGCAGAATCTGGGCATCCGCACCGCACTGGTGGTCGAGGGAACTCTGGCGCCGCAGGTGGCGGCGGTCGGCAGCATCGCTTTCAACGAACGAGACCAAGTCATCGTGCAGGCGCGCGCAACCGGCTATGTCGAACGCCTTCATGTGCGCGCCACGCTGGACCGGGTCGCCAAGGGGCAGGCGCTGGCCGAGCTGTACGTGCCGGACTGGATTGCGGCGCAGGAGGAGTTCCTGTCGGTGCGGCGGATGCAGGGTACCGAACTCGCCGCGCTCATCGATGGCGCCCGCCAGCGCATGCGCCAGGTCGGCATGAGCGAAGCCCAGATTGCGCTCGTGGACAGCACCGGCCGCACGCAGCCGCGCATCACCTTGTTTGCACCGATCGGAGGGGTCATCACGGAACTGATGGCGCGCGAAGGCATGACGATGATGTCCGGCGCAACGCTGTTCCGCATCAATGGCCTTGCCACCGTCTGGGCCAATGCCGAGGTGCCGGAAAGCCAATCCGTGCTGCTGCGGGTCGGCGCCAAGGTCCAGGCACGCAGCCCCGCCGCACCGGGAGCCCTCTTCGACGGCAAGGTCCAAGCGATCCTTCCTGAGGTCAATGCGACCACGCGGACGCTGAAGGCCCGGCTCGAAATCGCGAACCCGCAGGGCATGCTGGCACCCGGCATGTTCGTGCAGATGCAATTCATGGACATGCGCGCCGGCAAGGCGCTGCTGATCCCGACGGAGGCGGTGATCCAGACCGGCATGCGCACGGTCGTGATGCTGGCCGAGGAGGATGGCACGAGCGGGCGTTTCCGCCCGGTCGAGGTCGAGATCGGTATCGAGACCGGCGGCCAGACCGAGGTCAAGCGCGGCCTCCAGGCCGGCCAACGCGTGGTGGTGTCCTCGCAGTTCCTGATCGACTCCGAAGCCAGCCTGAAGGGCGTCGAAGCGCGCCTGAATGTGGAGCCCAAAGCGGATGCGGCCAACACCGCCCAGCGGCACACCGGCGAAGCCAAGATCGAAGCGGTCGGGCGCGACGGGGTCACGCTGTCGCACGGCCCGATCGCATCCCTCAAGTGGGGCGCGATGACGATGGACTTCAAGCTGCCCAAGAACAGCCCTTCCGGTCTGCCGCGCGGCATCGACGTCGGTGACCGGGTGGACTTCGAGTTCTACATGGATGCCGAAAAACAGCCGCAGCTTACCCGCATAACGCTGCTGAACCCGGTGCCCAAGGCCTCGGCACCCGTCGCTTCCGGGAGCAAGCCATGA
- a CDS encoding TolC family protein has translation MFTVSSRPSPRRWAAVLALCAATIGLNAHAQPLLTLDEALRLAQQRSRQLPAEDLAASAAREMAVAAGQLPDPTLKAGINNLPINGADRFSLTRDFMTMRSIGVMQELTRHDKRKARSARFTREAEAAEASRALALANLRRDTALAWLDRHYQERMRELLHTQRAETTLQIEAAEAAYRGGRGSQADVFAARSAVAQVDDRIRQAERQIATAKTRLARWVGDAAEQALGVPPDLASMRLDGASLETQLDHHPQITLMARQEAMAFADADIARSNKRSDWSVELMLNQRGSAYSNMVSLNVSIPLQWDQKNRQDRELAAKLAIAEQMRAQREEVTREHLAETRSWLQQWQSNRDRMAQYDGALIPLASERTRAAIAAYRGGGAPLTSVLEARRMEIDTRMERLRLEMETAGLWAQLEYLIPTEHQAPASDRPTTAKEQQR, from the coding sequence ATGTTCACTGTTTCATCTCGGCCGTCGCCGCGTCGCTGGGCGGCGGTCCTGGCACTGTGCGCGGCCACCATCGGCCTGAATGCCCATGCCCAGCCCCTGCTGACCCTTGACGAGGCCTTGCGCCTTGCCCAGCAGAGGTCAAGGCAGCTGCCTGCCGAAGACTTGGCGGCCTCGGCGGCACGTGAAATGGCCGTTGCCGCAGGGCAGCTGCCCGATCCGACGCTCAAGGCCGGCATCAACAACCTGCCGATCAATGGGGCCGACCGTTTCAGCCTGACGCGCGACTTCATGACCATGCGTTCGATCGGCGTGATGCAGGAGCTCACGCGCCACGACAAGCGCAAGGCCCGTTCGGCTCGTTTCACCCGTGAGGCAGAAGCGGCCGAAGCCAGCCGGGCGCTGGCGCTGGCCAATCTGCGCCGCGATACCGCCCTGGCCTGGCTTGACCGTCACTATCAGGAGCGCATGCGTGAGCTGCTGCACACACAGCGCGCCGAGACCACTCTGCAGATCGAAGCGGCCGAGGCCGCCTATCGCGGAGGGCGAGGCTCGCAGGCCGATGTGTTCGCCGCGCGTTCGGCCGTGGCGCAGGTCGATGATCGCATCCGCCAGGCTGAGCGCCAGATCGCCACCGCGAAGACCCGGCTCGCGCGCTGGGTCGGGGACGCTGCCGAGCAAGCGCTTGGAGTACCGCCCGATCTGGCCTCGATGCGCCTGGACGGCGCCAGCCTGGAGACCCAGCTCGACCACCACCCCCAGATCACGCTCATGGCCAGGCAGGAGGCCATGGCGTTTGCGGATGCCGACATCGCAAGGAGCAACAAGCGCTCGGACTGGAGCGTCGAGCTGATGCTCAACCAGCGTGGTTCGGCCTATTCGAACATGGTGTCGCTGAACGTTTCGATCCCGCTGCAATGGGACCAGAAGAACCGCCAGGATCGCGAGCTGGCGGCCAAGCTGGCGATCGCCGAGCAGATGCGCGCCCAGCGCGAGGAAGTTACGCGCGAGCACCTTGCCGAAACCCGCAGCTGGCTGCAGCAGTGGCAGAGCAACCGGGATCGGATGGCGCAGTACGACGGCGCGCTGATACCGCTCGCCTCCGAACGCACCCGTGCGGCGATCGCCGCCTATCGGGGCGGAGGCGCTCCGCTCACCTCCGTTCTGGAAGCGCGGCGCATGGAGATCGATACCCGCATGGAGCGCCTGCGCCTGGAGATGGAGACCGCAGGACTGTGGGCACAACTTGAATATCTGATTCCGACTGAACACCAAGCGCCCGCGTCGGACCGTCCGACTACCGCCAAGGAGCAACAACGATGA
- a CDS encoding heavy metal response regulator transcription factor: MKLLIVEDETRAAAYLSQGLSEHGYTVELAHTGPDGLHAAATGDHDLVILDVMLPGVNGFAVLSALRTSKQTPVLMLTARGRTDDKVKGFELGADDYLVKPFEFPELLARVRALLKRGNRPPEIEDLRIGDLEIDPVKHRALRAGQRIDLSAKEFALLVLLVRKTGQVLSRTQIASMVWDINFDSDTNVVEVAIRRLRAKVDDPFEEKLIHTVRGVGYVLERRA; this comes from the coding sequence ATGAAACTCCTGATCGTCGAAGACGAGACCCGCGCCGCGGCCTACCTCTCCCAGGGCCTGAGCGAACACGGCTATACGGTCGAGCTGGCCCACACCGGTCCCGACGGGCTGCACGCGGCCGCCACCGGCGACCACGATCTCGTCATCCTGGACGTGATGCTGCCGGGCGTGAATGGCTTCGCGGTGCTGTCCGCCCTGCGCACCTCCAAGCAAACCCCGGTGCTCATGCTCACTGCACGAGGCCGCACCGACGACAAGGTGAAGGGCTTCGAGTTGGGGGCCGACGACTATCTGGTCAAGCCTTTCGAGTTCCCGGAATTGCTGGCCCGGGTGCGGGCCCTGCTCAAGCGCGGGAACCGACCGCCCGAGATCGAGGACCTGCGGATCGGCGACCTGGAGATCGACCCGGTGAAACACCGCGCCTTGCGCGCAGGCCAGCGCATCGATCTGTCGGCCAAGGAGTTCGCCCTGTTGGTGCTGCTGGTGCGCAAGACCGGCCAGGTGCTGTCGCGCACGCAGATCGCGTCCATGGTCTGGGACATCAATTTTGATTCCGACACCAATGTGGTCGAGGTGGCCATCCGGCGCCTGCGGGCCAAGGTGGACGATCCCTTCGAGGAAAAGCTGATCCACACCGTGCGCGGCGTGGGCTACGTGCTGGAGCGACGGGCGTGA
- a CDS encoding heavy metal sensor histidine kinase: protein MTSRSLALRLGLAVTVLGLLLAAGVLLFTYGVLEHELDTQRRVVLRDKADHARLLLADMQDADAVRANAFRLVELVTGHAELHLAVGEPNSTQAYVAFSRDATASLERLKSDVFDTDAFLEWRVPEDGRRMLSIAAAAETRDARPLEIVLTVDRSEDQRLLRNLLVTSATVAPFALALVLGSATLIVSLGLRPLKRLRTTAAAISTQSLSTRLDLGQMPEELRAVGAAFNAMLDRLDDGVTRLGQFSSDLAHEMRTPLATLLGRSQVALSQPRTREQLLDVLEGNVDELQRLSRLVSDMLFLAQAEHAESAVQASPLALDDAATKVADYLQVLADERNVAVVVRGSGTVLADPGQVERAITNLLSNALRHCRPGTEVMVAIEDRGQAVCLGVVNQGAPIAPEHLTRLFDRFYRVDGSRARDLGGSGLGLAIVATIMKLHGGRVEASCTPAGETCFTLHFPVARAANPDRGKASLG from the coding sequence GTGACCTCGCGCAGCCTGGCATTGCGGCTGGGCCTGGCGGTCACCGTGCTCGGGTTGCTGCTGGCGGCCGGCGTGTTGTTGTTCACCTACGGCGTGCTAGAGCACGAACTCGACACCCAGCGCCGCGTCGTGCTGCGCGACAAAGCCGATCATGCACGCCTGCTGCTCGCCGACATGCAGGACGCCGATGCGGTGCGCGCCAACGCCTTTCGGTTGGTCGAGCTCGTCACTGGTCACGCCGAACTCCACCTCGCAGTGGGTGAACCCAACTCGACCCAGGCCTATGTCGCGTTCAGCCGCGATGCGACGGCATCGCTGGAGCGCTTGAAGAGCGACGTGTTCGACACGGATGCCTTCCTCGAGTGGCGCGTCCCGGAGGACGGTAGGCGCATGTTGTCCATCGCCGCGGCCGCCGAAACCCGCGACGCGCGCCCGCTGGAGATCGTCCTCACGGTCGATCGAAGCGAGGACCAGCGCCTGCTGCGCAACCTGCTCGTGACCTCCGCAACCGTCGCGCCGTTCGCGCTGGCCCTGGTGCTCGGCAGCGCAACCCTCATCGTCAGCCTGGGGCTTCGACCCCTGAAGCGGCTGCGCACGACCGCTGCGGCCATCTCGACCCAATCCCTGTCGACGCGGCTCGATCTGGGGCAGATGCCCGAGGAACTCCGCGCCGTGGGCGCGGCCTTCAACGCGATGTTGGACCGGCTCGACGATGGGGTGACGCGCCTGGGACAGTTTTCAAGCGACTTGGCTCACGAAATGCGCACACCGCTGGCCACGTTGTTGGGGCGATCGCAGGTGGCGCTGTCCCAGCCACGCACCAGGGAACAACTTCTCGATGTGCTCGAAGGCAACGTCGATGAACTGCAGCGCCTGTCCCGACTCGTCAGCGACATGCTGTTCCTGGCGCAGGCGGAGCATGCCGAGAGTGCCGTGCAGGCGAGTCCGCTGGCTCTGGACGACGCGGCCACAAAGGTGGCCGACTATCTACAAGTGCTGGCCGATGAGCGCAATGTCGCTGTCGTCGTGCGCGGCAGCGGGACGGTTCTTGCTGATCCGGGACAGGTCGAGCGTGCGATCACGAACCTGCTGTCCAACGCACTCCGCCATTGCAGGCCGGGTACCGAGGTGATGGTGGCCATCGAGGATCGCGGGCAGGCAGTTTGTCTGGGTGTGGTGAACCAGGGGGCGCCGATCGCGCCGGAACACCTCACGCGACTGTTCGACCGGTTCTACCGCGTCGACGGTTCGCGAGCCCGCGATCTCGGTGGTTCCGGACTCGGCTTGGCGATCGTCGCGACGATCATGAAGCTGCATGGCGGGCGCGTGGAGGCAAGTTGCACGCCGGCTGGGGAAACGTGCTTCACTCTGCATTTTCCAGTGGCGCGGGCTGCCAACCCGGACCGAGGCAAGGCGTCACTGGGCTGA
- a CDS encoding copper-binding protein, translating to MLQLIVLVLLLQAAPSNAADMASAPSGRVAAAAQVVGDAEGIVISVDVERGRLTLKHGAIQALGMPAMTMVFRAADSAMLANVKPGDAVRFKVVRAENRFTVTRLAPR from the coding sequence GTGTTGCAACTGATAGTGCTGGTACTTTTGCTGCAAGCTGCGCCATCGAACGCTGCGGATATGGCATCAGCGCCAAGCGGACGGGTCGCCGCGGCGGCGCAAGTGGTCGGCGACGCTGAAGGGATCGTGATCAGCGTCGATGTGGAGCGTGGGCGGTTGACCTTGAAGCACGGCGCCATCCAAGCGCTTGGCATGCCCGCAATGACGATGGTGTTTCGGGCGGCCGACTCGGCGATGCTGGCCAATGTCAAGCCGGGCGACGCCGTCAGGTTCAAGGTCGTTCGAGCCGAGAATCGCTTCACTGTGACCCGTTTGGCGCCTCGCTGA
- a CDS encoding CopK family periplasmic copper-binding protein, with product MKSLATAIALTAALVGAAAPVFARDALDRAVKATVELRDGSTLYIFKDGKMAKEDAYGHAVTLKPGEVLTAKDGQQIKAVGNESARLDGLLNDGHRG from the coding sequence ATGAAATCACTCGCCACTGCAATCGCGCTCACGGCCGCGCTCGTCGGCGCTGCCGCGCCTGTCTTTGCGCGCGATGCGCTCGATCGTGCGGTCAAGGCCACCGTAGAACTCCGGGACGGCTCCACCCTCTACATCTTCAAGGATGGAAAGATGGCCAAGGAGGATGCTTACGGGCACGCCGTAACCCTCAAGCCCGGCGAAGTTCTGACCGCCAAGGACGGCCAGCAGATTAAAGCAGTCGGCAACGAAAGCGCGCGGCTCGACGGACTGCTTAACGATGGTCACCGCGGCTGA